The following are from one region of the Ornithorhynchus anatinus isolate Pmale09 chromosome 20, mOrnAna1.pri.v4, whole genome shotgun sequence genome:
- the PROSER1 gene encoding proline and serine-rich protein 1, with amino-acid sequence MDKKSFETVLDEIRKAVLTEYKLKAIEYVHGYFSSEQVVELLRYFSWAEPQLKAMKALQHKMVAVPAAKVVNILNCFTFSKDKLIALELLASNIVDAQNYRLIEDLFRINMSEKKRCRRILEQASKGGCKAPHAMISSCGVIPGNPYPKGKPSRINGIFPGTPIRKDGEECTNEGKGIAARILGPSKPAPSTYNPHKPVPYPIPPCRPHATIAPSAYNNLVPMGNVMVPGVPPPPPYTPNPVGTENEDLSSQSKPAQNQTFSAQANQLFSPHGSTPPTPAPTPAPTPSPVKAGNHPSAPGTPLVPGVGLSTPVLPVFPGQVSSAIPTAQPSAAAPTVIKTLSLPTATVTSVHSVTPNPIPTSFSGLASLPAAAPQGPSAPSATPAPGETFASAPAPFGGLPFSAPSAVGSAGGHNPASLSSVFGGLPLSFPPAAQGGASPAPPGVPGSSAPGLPGPVGLSNPLLSVLKGFLTSSEPALINSASLPSAVPGGLASLSSLAATQSPDPPASALGKCYVPPAAPPPQRSSTPAGLAVFPGLPSPALANPSSTPPALPAPAPPTCGSSLPPAPGPEPQGPPAPAASGMTVMVKTEPTSPTPSAFKGPSHSANPAHGPPGLSAALGRAFNPAASAPVSLSPCLNPALSGLSSLSSPLNSSSPLSSISLAPHAASTPLAPVFTALPPFTSLTSNFPLPGNAAALAPPATLPGSLMATPSSAAPSAPVAHANGSSGPAVLPGLTAAAATPASAAPFPLNLSSAVPSLFSVAQGPLPSSNPSFPGFPVSNAPGGAPALPSFPGLQAAASGAAAATAPSPAPVLPGFASAFSSNFNSALVAQAGLSSGLQAAGNSVFPGLLSLPGIPGFSQNPSQSSLQELQHNAAAQSALLQQVHSASALESYPAQPDGFPSYPSTPGTPFSLQTGLSQSGWQ; translated from the exons ATGGATAAAAAGTCCTTCGAAACGGTGCTGGATGAAATCAGAAAG GCAGTTTTGACTGAGTACAAGTTAAAAGCGATTGAATATGTCCACGGATACTTTTCCAGTGAACAG GTGGTCGAGTTACTGAGATACTTTTCTTGGGCTGAGCCCCAGTTGAAGGCGATGAAAGCATTACAGCAT AAAATGGTTGCTGTTCCCGCGGCAAAAGTGGTCAACATCCTCAACTGCTTCACCTTTAGTAAAGATAAACTTATTGCTCTGGAACTGTTGGCTTC CAACATTGTCGATGCTCAGAACTACCGTCTTATTGAAGATCTGTTCAGGATAAATATGTCAGAGAAGAAGCGGTGCCGAAGAATTCTTGAGCAG GCTTCAAAAGGGGGCTGTAAAGCCCCTCATGCTATGATCTCTTCTTGCGGAGTGATTCCCGGAAACCCGTATCCCAAAGGAAAGCCAAGTCGGATTAACGGAATTTTCCCG ggGACGCCtatcaggaaggatggtgaagaATGTACTAATGAAGGCAAAGGAATCGCTGCACGGATACTTGGACCATCCAAACCT GCCCCATCGACATATAACCCGCATAAACCCGTTCCCTATCCCATACCCCCGTGCCGGCCCCATGCAACGATCGCACCAA GTGCTTACAATAATCTGGTGCCAATGGGAAATGTCATGGTGCCGGGGGTGCCCCCTCCACCTCCGTATACTCCTAACCCGGTGGGAACAG AAAACGAAGACCTTTCCAGTCAATCAAAACCAGCCCAGAATCAAA CATTTTCCGCTCAAGCCAATCAGCTCTTTTCTCCTCACGGTTCAActcctcccaccccggcccccacccctgcccccaccccttccccggtGAAGGCAGGGAATCACCCGTCGGCCCCGGGAACGCCGCTCGTTCCCGGCGTGGGCCTGTCCACCCCGGTCCTCCCGGTGTTCCCCGGGCAGGTCTCCTCGGCGATCCCGACGGCTCAGCCGTCCGCCGCCGCGCCGACCGTCATCaagaccctctccctccccaccgccacGGTGACTTCGGTCCACAGCGTGACGCCCAACCCGATCCCCACGAGCTTCTCGGGGCTGGCCTCGCTGCCGGCCGCGGCCCCCCAGGGCCCCTCGGCCCCGTCTGCCACTCCGGCGCCCGGCGAGACCttcgcctccgcccccgccccgttcGGCGGCCTCCCCTTCTCCGCCCCCTCGGCGGTCGGCTCCGCGGGCGGTCACAACCCCGCCTCGCTGTCTTCCGTGTTCGGGGGCCTCCCCCTGTCCTTCCCGCCGGCCGCCCAGGGAGGAGCCAGCCCCGCTCCCCCCGGCgtccccggctcctccgcccccgGCCTGCCGGGCCCCGTGGGCCTGAGTAATCCGCTCCTCTCCGTCCTGAAAGGCTTCCTGACCTCCAGCGAGCCCGCTCTGATCAATTCCGCCTCTCTGCCATCGGCGGTGCCCGGCGGCCTGGCCTCTCTGTCGTCCCTGGCGGCGACGCAGAGCCCCGATCCCCCGGCCTCGGCCCTGGGCAAGTGCTACGTCCCGCCGGCCGCGCCGCCCCCCCAGCGCTCGTCCACCCCCGCGGGGCTGGCCGTCTTCCCCGGGCTGCCGTCTCCGGCGCTggccaaccccagctccacccccccggccctgccGGCGCCCGCGCCCCCGACCTGCGGCTCCTCGCTCCCGCCGGCGCCCGGCCCGGAGCCGcagggcccgcccgcccccgccgcctcgggGATGACCGTGATGGTCAAGACGGAGCCCACCAGCCCGACCCCGTCGGCCTTCAAGGGCCCGTCCCACTCGGCCAACCCCGCCCACGGCCCCCCGGGCCTGTCGGCGGCCCTGGGCCGAGCTTTTAACCCGGCGGCCTCGGCGCCGGTCAGCTTGTCCCCCTGCCTTAACCCGGCCCTGTCGGGCCTGTCCTCTCTGAGCAGCCCCCTCAACAGCTCCTCTCCCCTGTCTTCCATCAGCCTGGCGCCTCACGCCGCCTCCACCCCGCTGGCCCCCGTGTTCACCGCCCTTCCCCCTTTCACGTCTCTCACCAGCAACTTCCCTCTCCCCGGCAACGCGGCGGCCCTGGCGCCCCCGGCGACCCTGCCCGGCTCGCTGATGGCCACGCCGTCCAGCGCGGCCCCCTCGGCGCCCGTCGCCCACGCCAACGGCTCCTCGGGGCCGGCGGTCCTCCCGGGCctgaccgccgccgccgccaccccggCCTCGGCCGCCCCGTTCCCCCTCAACCTGTCCTCGGCCGTGCCCTCGCTCTTCTCCGTCGCCCAGGGGCCCCTGCCCTCCTCGAACCCTTCGTTCCCCGGCTTCCCCGTCTCCAACGCGcccggcggggccccggccctgccctcgtTCCCGGGGCTCCAGGCGGCGGCCTCCGGAGCGGCGGCCGCCACGGCCCCGTCCCCGGCGCCCGTCCTGCCCGGCTTCGCCTCGGCCTTCAGCTCCAACTTCAACTCGGCCCTCGTCGCCCAAGCTGG TTTGTCTTCTGGACTTCAAGCTGCTGGAAATTCGGTCTTTCCTGGACTTTTGTCCCTGCCCGGTATCCCCGGATTTTCCCAGAATCCCTCCCAGTCTTCCTTGCAAGAACTGCAACACAACGCAGCCGCACAGTCAGCCCTCTTACAGCAG GTTCATTCGGCTTCGGCCCTGGAGAGTTACCCCGCGCAGCCCGACGGGTTCCCCAGCTACCCGTCCACCCCGGGAACGCCGTTCTCCTTGCAGACGGGCCTGTCCCAGAGCGGGTGGCAGTGA